A genomic segment from Spinacia oleracea cultivar Varoflay chromosome 3, BTI_SOV_V1, whole genome shotgun sequence encodes:
- the LOC110797355 gene encoding growth-regulating factor 7 yields MKNNTENGNESGVSRKKFQENEQVVVVELGLKLHQQQQQDQDRSFLYNETRRSDHHDHDYDYHHSDENSGPRCNVYNNNLMMMSPHIYSCSPVVADNSPSSVHSSSTTTTSTSTAAGFVRGLQPLDVSSSYYNTSSPAIANPFFRNSGGMATAAMGFPFTAAQWKELERQAMIYKYMMASLPVPPDLLYSSFPTHLSPPSTFTPASYFMGKYGGGLSMRWGGNSKDAEPGRCRRTDGKKWRCSRDVAPNQKYCERHMHRGRPRSRKHVEQQLQQQQQQQQQQQHSLSSFSNNNKQKDNVTPTKKTRLSDDVSSLNPPQCVGSSSKVSVFDHPLVSPANPFEDSRNLGWNDEQQWSQLVHTNMNSSVFQQQFEGEPLSLNSHTGYNHKSGEMGLLERPLIDAWSMGVAGNNENNGRDSSSNNGGNSNVIDEEMCQIHMGLGLIDSWVSTSTTPGGPLAEVLRPGNLTMSDVSEVEFITPPATAVSSPSGVLQKTLASFSDSSENNSPTTTTCHNSKANSDMPFHWLN; encoded by the exons ATGAAGAATAATACTGAAAATGGTAATGAGAGTGGAGTTTCAAGGAAGAAATTCCAAGAAAATGAACAAGTTGTTGTAGTGGAGTTGGGTCTGAAACTGCATCAGCAGCAACAGCAAGATCAGGACCGTTCATTTCTGTACAATGAAACAAGAAGATCTGATCATCATGATCATGATTATGATTATCATCACAGTGATGAAAACAGTGGGCCCAGATGTAATGTGTACAACAACAATCTGATGAtgatgagtccacatatatacAGTTGTAGTCCTGTTGTAGCTGATAATTCCCCTTCCTCTGTTCATTCTTCTTCTACAACTACAACTTCAACTTCAACTGCTGCTGGTTTTGTAAGAGGTTTGCAGCCTTTGGATGTTTCTTCTTCATATTACAACACTTCTTCTCCTGCAATTGCAAATCCTTTCTTCAGAAACTCAg GTGGTATGGCTACAGCAGCAATGGGGTTTCCATTTACAGCAGCACAGTGGAAAGAATTGGAGAGACAAGCAATGATTTACAAGTACATGATGGCATCTCTTCCTGTTCCTCCTGATCTTCTCTATTCCTCATTTCCCACTCATTTATCTCCTCCTTCCACTTTTACCCCTGCCTCCTATT TTATGGGAAAGTATGGGGGTGGACTTAGCATGAGATGGGGTGGAAATAGTAAAGATGCAGAGCCAGGGAGGTGTAGAAGAACAGATGGGAAGAAATGGAGGTGCTCAAGGGATGTGGCGCCTAACCAAAAGTACTGTGAGCGTCACATGCATAGAGGACGTCCCCGTTCAAGAAAGCATGTGGAACAACaacttcaacaacaacaacaacaacaacaacaacaacaacattctCTCTCCAGTTTTTCTAACAACAATAAACAAAAAGACAATGTTACCCCTACCAAGAAGACTCGATTGAGTGATGATGTCTCCTCTCTAAACCCACCTCAATGTGTTGGATCATCATCTAAAGTTTCAGTCTTTGATCATCCCTTGGTTTCTCCTGCTAACCCTTTTGAGGATTCCAG GAATTTGGGTTGGAATGATGAACAACAATGGAGTCAATTGGTGCACACAAACATGAATTCTTCTGTTTTTCAGCAACAATTTGAAGGGGAGCCCTTGAGTTTGAACTCCCATACTGGTTACAATCATAAATCTGGTGAAATGGGCTTGTTAGAAAGGCCTTTAATTGATGCTTGGTCAATGGGTGTAGCAGGAAATAATGAAAACAATGGTAGGGATTCATCCTCAAATAATGGAGGTAATTCCAATGTTATTGATGAGGAGATGTGTCAAATCCACATGGGCCTTGGGCTTATTGACTCATGGGTTTCTACTTCCACCACACCCGGTGGGCCGTTGGCCGAAGTTCTGAGACCCGGTAATCTGACAATGTCTGATGTCAGTGAGGTTGAGTTTATCACTCCACCGGCGACTGCAGTCTCGTCGCCTTCCGGTGTTCTTCAGAAAACTCTTGCTTCATTTTCTGATAGCAGTGAGAACAATAGCCCTACTACTACTACATGCCATAACTCGAAGGCGAACTCTGATATGCCATTCCACTGGTTGAACTAG
- the LOC110797365 gene encoding protein IQ-DOMAIN 17: MGKNNGGSSSWLSAVKKAFRSPSKDKQNSDKRSCRSEDLEQQEQEKRRGKRRWLFGKPALNTKEQNQGTKATNIKCHGTENGGVGPPKLVGEEEKRNAIEVAIATAAAAEAAVATAQAAVEFIRMTRPCILVKENQAVVVIQKAFRGYLARRALTALKGLVKLQALVRGHNVRKRTTLALTRMQALVRVQARVCDQRRRLSVSREGSLSSTSFTDKIPLSKYEDWDEFQSVEREIDSTSLLGITQEAGWKSERDLAYAFSDKIWKSHMEESEKSDGDLNWREETQWERPRRYSCDQRNPIKVLQADNASHRLMSNFLKLREEESSYSSLQTPIKLYQPGLKHLQVHSASPRCPRQEAPLYSKSQTPRLSCSYRNNTAVPSYMADTASAKARIRSHSVPREERPSTPEREWIGIPKRRLFFGSSEEVASPSCRNTPRMQR, translated from the exons ATGGGGAAGAACAATGGAGGAAGTTCTTCGTGGCTAAGCGCGGTGAAGAAGGCGTTTAGGTCTCCTAGCAAGGATAAGCAGAATAGTGATAAGAGAAGTTGTAGAAGTGAAGATCTTgaacaacaagaacaagaaaAG AGAAGAGGGAAGAGAAGGTGGCTTTTCGGAAAACCAGCCTTAAACACCAAGGAACAAAATCAAGGGACAAAAGCTACTAATATTAAGTGTCATGGAACTGAAAATGGTGGTGTTGGACCACCAAAATTGGTGGGGGAGGAGGAAAAGAGGAATGCTATTGAGGTGGCGATAGCAACTGCTGCAGCGGCTGAGGCGGCTGTCGCGACAGCTCAGGCGGCAGTTGAGTTTATCAGGATGACTAGGCCATGCATTTTGGTTAAAGAAAATCAAGCTGTTGTTGTCATTCAGAAAGCATTCAGAGGATATCTG GCAAGACGCGCGCTAACTGCACTGAAAGGGCTGGTAAAGCTGCAAGCATTAGTAAGAGGTCACAATGTAAGGAAGAGAACAACATTAGCTCTGACGCGAATGCAAGCTCTTGTCCGGGTTCAAGCTCGAGTTTGTGATCAACGTCGAAGACTGTCAGTCTCACGCGAAGGCAGCCTCAGTTCCACTTCTTTCACTGACAAAATTCCCCTG TCAAAATATGAAGATTGGGATGAATTTCAGAGTGTTGAAAGAGAAATCGATTCGACTTCCTTGCTTGGAATCACCCAGGAAGCTGGTTGGAAATCTGAAAGGGATCTTGCTTACGCCTTCTCTGACAAG ATATGGAAATCCCACATGGAAGAATCAGAAAAGTCAGATGGTGACTTGAACTGGAGGGAAGAAACTCAGTGGGAAAGACCAAGAAGATATTCTTGTGACCAAAGAAACCCCATCAAAGTACTTCAAGCAGACAATGCAAGTCACAGGTTAATGTCAAATTTTCTGAAACTCAGAGAAGAGGAAAGTTCCTACTCATCTCTCCAAACACCCATCAAACTGTACCAACCTGGGCTAAAACATCTACAAGTTCATTCTGCAAGCCCGCGTTGCCCGAGACAAGAGGCACCACTCTACTCAAAGTCTCAGACACCGCGATTGAGTTGCTCTTACAGAAACAACACTGCAGTGCCGAGTTACATGGCAGACACGGCATCTGCTAAGGCTCGAATCAGGTCACATAGTGTGCCTAGAGAAGAAAGACCTTCCACACCCGAAAGAGAGTGGATAGGAATTCCAAAAAGGCGGTTGTTTTTTGGTTCTTCGGAAGAGGTAGCTTCGCCATCTTGCAGAAATACTCCAAGGATGCAGAGATGA
- the LOC110796551 gene encoding small heat shock protein, chloroplastic, with the protein MASKGMVCNASTAPLVSSRSFSKLVGLRPCSVAFPVPKKPSLGSRLVVKAQQAGGAENKEGGHQVDVQLQKSNNSNRNQSAAVERRPRRLAVDISPFGLNDSFSPMRSMRQILDTMDRLFEDTLTMPGRIGEMRSPWDVMEDDNEYKMRFDMPGLDKEDVKVSVEDKMLVIKGEHKKEEGGNDTWGKRSYSSYDTRLQLPDNCEMDQIKAELKNGVLNISIPKATVERKVVDVQIQ; encoded by the exons ATGGCAAGCAAAGGTATGGTATGCAATGCTTCAACTGCACCACTAGTTTCAAGCAGGAGTTTTAGCAAACTAGTTGGTCTAAGGCCGTGTTCTGTGGCTTTTCCGGTACCGAAAAAGCCGTCTTTGGGATCACGATTAGTCGTAAAAGCTCAACAAGCAGGCGGTGCAGAGAATAAAGAAGGTGGTCATCAAGTTGATGTACAGCTTCAAAAGAGTAACAACTCTAACCGCAACCAGTCCGCCGCTGTTGAACGCCGCCCTCGAAGGCTCGCTGTCGATATCTCTCCTTTTG GGCTTAACGACTCATTCTCACCAATGAGATCAATGCGCCAAATATTGGACACAATGGACCGCCTCTTCGAAGACACCTTAACAATGCCAGGAAGAATCGGCGAAATGCGATCCCCATGGGACGTAATGGAGGACGATAACGAGTACAAGATGAGGTTCGATATGCCGGGACTCGACAAAGAGGACGTCAAAGTATCGGTCGAGGATAAAATGCTTGTAATCAAAGGAGAACATAAGAAGGAAGAAGGAGGTAACGATACATGGGGTAAAAGAAGCTATAGCTCGTATGATACTAGACTTCAATTGCCTGATAATTGTGAGATGGATCAGATTAAGGCTGAGCTTAAAAATGGTGTTCTTAATATCTCGATTCCTAAGGCTACGGTTGAACGCAAGGTTGTCGATGTACAAATTCAGTGA
- the LOC110796899 gene encoding subtilisin-like protease SBT5.4, whose amino-acid sequence MENSIILHCLLSILLIPLLQAPVVAVHKHYIVYLGSFDGGDPMLDDPKNVTRSHHDMISSVSKRNVDSHDLSKKLIYSYTKIFNAFAATLQEEEVAELAKHPNVISIFENRDVRRQTTQSWEFLGSFQHQVIPTKESIWEKANFGEDMIIAGIDTGVWPESRSFSDEGLSDCIPKRFKGGCSNKNDPTFKCNRKLIGARYFNKGFVEVLTANNLTFQTVASPRDMGGHGTHTLSTAGGSVVSAPEAISITQLGLQNSTVKGGAPKARVVSYKVLWPEAIPKFSNMGEGNFMDCLAAIEAAIIDGVDIINLSLGFLIQDSMKGGDFYFHDAFSIASFHAMANGILVVAGSGNDGPAPGTVNHVAPWMLTVGASTIGREFACDILLGNQQKIRAARFLNGNNDNKSISDTSFYPLITGGNAHINASDLTRASHCKPGSLDPLKAKGKILVCLLDECSNLAAQNDMGKEAMAAGALGLIIADHVAGSKLPFDLMHPLPTAHINYKDRKTILSYFHSTRDPIALMTKARTEMGIKPAPYIPFFSSRGPNKITPEILKPDVIAPGVSIMAAYTEAKTVPLPDKFLPLSGTSMSTPHIVGIAALLIKIHPHWSTSAIKSAIMTTASSVDSNGKPFLVDDMVHEATPFDYGTGLVQPNLAMDPGLVYDMNHYDHLAFLCAHHYNTTMLKVFTKKHNYKCPESFNLLDFNYPSITIPEFSGAATATRKLKNVGDPGAYTARIEAPHGISVVVEPNTLVFSEKGQEKMFKLIFSGDAHHLPTNYTFGSLVWSDGKHIVRSPIVLKGKACVEKTPSNGHHQSGNNVKRLTQNNDQGESDISHN is encoded by the exons ATGGAGAATTCGATCATTTTACATTGTCTCTTATCGATTCTTCTTATACCGCTATTACAAGCACCCGTTGTTGCGGTTCATAAG CATTATATCGTTTATTTAGGATCGTTCGATGGGGGAGATCCCATGCTAGATGATCCCAAAAATGTAACAAGATCTCACCACGACATGATTTCCTCCGTGTCAAAGAG GAACGTCGATTCTCACGACCTTTCGAAAAAGCTAATTTATTCTTACACAAAAATATTTAACGCTTTTGCTGCAACTTTGCAAGAGGAGGAGGTTGCGGAACTTGCAA AGCATCCTAATGTTATATCGATTTTTGAAAATCGCGATGTTAGACGACAAACAACTCAATCATGGGAGTTCTTGGGATCATTTCAACATCAAGTTATCCCTACTAAAGAATCCATTTGGGAGAAGGCAAACTTTGGAGAAGACATGATTATAGCAGGAATTGATACTG GTGTTTGGCCTGAATCTAGGAGCTTCTCGGATGAAGGCCTTAGTGATTGTATTCCCAAAAGGTTTAAAGGTGGATGTTCAAACAAAAATGACCCAACATTCAAATGCAACAG AAAGCTTATTGGAGCAAGATACTTCAACAAAGGGTTTGTGGAAGTTCTAACAGCAAACAACTTAACCTTCCAAACTGTGGCGAGCCCTCGTGACATGGGTGGGCACGGAACGCACACATTATCAACCGCCGGTGGAAGTGTTGTCTCGGCACCAGAGGCAATCTCCATAACTCAGTTAGGGCTACAAAATAGCACGGTAAAAGGTGGTGCACCAAAGGCAAGAGTGGTTTCATATAAGGTGTTATGGCCAGAAGCCATTCCAAAATTTAGCAATATGGGGGAAGGAAATTTCATGGATTGCTTGGCAGCCATTGAAGCTGCTATTATTGATGGTGTAGATATTATCAATTTATCTTTAGGGTTCCTCATCCAGGATTCCATGAAAGGTGGAGATTTCTATTTTCATGATGCTTTCTCTATTGCGTCTTTCCATGCTATGGCTAACGGCATCCTGGTGGTTGCCGGGTCCGGAAACGATGGACCGGCCCCTGGCACCGTAAACCATGTTGCCCCTTGGATGCTCACCGTTGGTGCTAGTACTATTGGGAGAGAGTTTGCATGCGATATCTTATTAGGCAACCAACAAAAGATCAGG GCTGCTCGGTTTTTGAATGGCAATAATGACAATAAAAGCATAAGTGATACTTCATTTTACCCTCTAATTACCGGTGGAAATGCCCATATCAATGCTAGTGACTTGACCAGAGC ATCACACTGCAAACCTGGATCTCTCGATCCATTGAAGGCGAAGGGTAAGATTCTAGTTTGCCTCCTAGATGAGTGTAGCAACTTAGCAGCACAAAATGACATGGGCAAAGAGGCAATGGCAGCTGGAGCTCTGGGCCTCATCATAGCAGACCATGTTGCTGGATCTAAACTGCCCTTTGACTTGATGCATCCACTCCCTACCGCACACATTAACTACAAAGACCGTAAAACCATTCTTTCTTACTTCCACTCTACAAG GGATCCGATTGCATTGATGACTAAAGCAAGAACAGAGATGGGGATAAAACCCGCTCCGTATATTCCCTTCTTCTCATCCAGGGGTCCCAATAAAATCACCCCCGAGATTCTTAAG CCTGATGTAATAGCTCCGGGAGTAAGTATCATGGCTGCATATACAGAAGCTAAAACCGTTCCCCTGCCTGATAAATTTCTACCACTGTCCGGGACATCTATGTCGACTCCTCATATCGTCGGTATTGCTGCTCTTCTAATAAAAATACATCCTCACTGGAGCACCTCCGCCATCAAATCCGCAATCATGACTACAG CAAGCTCAGTAGACAGCAATGGGAAGCCATTCCTTGTCGATGACATGGTGCACGAAGCTACACCATTTGATTATGGTACCGGGCTCGTACAACCCAACCTAGCCATGGACCCTGGGCTAGTTTACGATATGAATCACTATGATCACCTTGCATTTCTCTGTGCACACCATTACAACACTACAATGCTCAAAGTCTTCACCAAAAAACACAACTACAAGTGTCCCGAATCGTTCAATCTCTTGGATTTCAATTACCCCTCCATCACTATTCCCGAGTTTTCCGGCGCAGCAACTGCTACGCGGAAGCTGAAAAACGTTGGAGATCCGGGCGCCTACACTGCGCGCATAGAAGCGCCACACGGGATCTCGGTTGTAGTGGAACCTAATACCCTGGTGTTCTCTGAAAAAGGTCAAGAGAAAATGTTTAAACTTATCTTTTCCGGCGATGCCCATCATCTTCCGACGAATTATACTTTCGGGAGTTTGGTGTGGTCAGATGGGAAGCACATTGTAAGAAGCCCTATTGTATTGAAGGGCAAAGCTTGTGTTGAAAAAACACCAAGTAATGGTCATCATCAGAGTGGAAATAATGTTAAGAGGCTAACACAGAACAATGATCAGGGTGAAAGTGACATTTCCCATAACTAG